In a single window of the Entelurus aequoreus isolate RoL-2023_Sb linkage group LG16, RoL_Eaeq_v1.1, whole genome shotgun sequence genome:
- the LOC133631377 gene encoding dnaJ homolog subfamily C member 5-like, with product MFHGLTQHQILDQDTRSTGRTCTGDDYKMSEGKQRAMSASGESLYLLLGLEQGCSHEDVKKSYRKLALRYHPDKNPDHPEAAEKFKEVNSAHAVLSDPTKRNIYDSYGSLGLYVAQQFGEDNVNTYFMLSTWWAKGLFALCGVLTGFYCCCCLCCCCNCCCGQLKATPPDEGAEPHYVSPDDLEEEIGDQPSNDVDAAVVHQPTNASEKTQLISDGRHRYGDTYT from the exons ATGTTTCATGGACTCACACAGCACCAGATCCTGGACCAGGACACACGCTCCACCGGCAGAACTTGCACAG GTGATGATTACAAGATGTCTGAGGGAAAGCAGCGAGCTATGTCCGCCTCGGGGGAGTCCCTGTACCTGCTTCTGGGTCTGGAGCAGGGATGCAGCCATGAGGACGTCAAGAAGTCATACAG GAAGCTGGCATTGCGTTACCATCCGGACAAGAACCCGGACCACCCAGAGGCGGCTGAGAAGTTCAAGGAGGTGAACAGCGCCCACGCCGTCCTGTCCGACCCCACCAAGAGGAACATCTATGACTCTTACGGCTCTCTGGGGCTCTATGTGGCTCAGCAGTTTGGAGAAGATAACGTCAATACCTACTTCATGCTGTCCACCTGGTGGGCCAAG GGGCTTTTTGCACTCTGTGGCGTCCTGACAGGATTTTACTGCTGCTGCTGCCTCTGCTGTTGCTGTAACTGCTGCTGTGGACAACTCAAAGCCACGCCCCCTGACGAGGGGGCGGAGCCACACTATGTCTCCCCTGATGACCTGGAGGAGGAGATCGGTGACCAGCCCAGTAACG ATGTCGACGCAGCCGTCGTTCATCAGCCGACAAACGCCAGTGAGAAAACTCAGCTGATCTCCGATGGACGCCACAGATATGGCGACACATACACATGA